Proteins encoded together in one Thermomonospora curvata DSM 43183 window:
- a CDS encoding flavin monoamine oxidase family protein, producing the protein MGALGLAPSAESATKVPFQPPQPSDFRLRGRGAAKVLILGGGVAGLAAAYELGKAGYDCTVLEARDRVGGRNLTMRGGDKLEEIDGATQRAKFSDGQYMNMGPARIAQWMTTMDYCRELGVPLEVFANANAEALIYNESAGMTAPVKWRTAKADVYGYISELLAKATDQGALDQQLSATDKERLLSFLSDFGAIGPKSSGYAYTGTGRRGYTVDPGAGDQAGTVLGPPPSLSQVLASGVGRSFSFELGYSQAMMMFQPVGGMDAIPRALAKAVGNGRIKTGAKVTKITNLPNGVEVQYVLNGKTKVAKADYAIATLPPHVMAKIPHNLGASVQAALEYPTVSSAGKLGIEYTRRWWELEDNIYGGITNTDLDISVMWYPSYGYHGKRGVLLAYYNSGRNAQTYDPLTHAQRLERALNAGAKIHGAKFKKDIAASLSIAWRRQPFIEGAWVNWPSRGAEYRLLNQPQGRVYFCGDWLSYEIAWMHGSFESARKVVTELHQRVLKS; encoded by the coding sequence ATGGGCGCGCTGGGATTGGCGCCCTCCGCCGAGTCGGCGACCAAGGTTCCCTTTCAGCCGCCGCAGCCGTCGGACTTCCGGCTGCGCGGCCGCGGCGCCGCCAAGGTGCTGATCCTGGGCGGCGGCGTGGCCGGGCTCGCCGCCGCCTACGAGCTGGGCAAGGCCGGCTACGACTGCACCGTGCTGGAGGCCCGCGACCGGGTGGGCGGACGCAACCTCACCATGCGGGGCGGCGACAAGCTGGAGGAGATCGACGGCGCCACCCAGCGCGCCAAGTTCAGCGACGGCCAGTACATGAACATGGGACCGGCCCGCATCGCGCAGTGGATGACCACCATGGACTACTGCCGCGAGCTGGGCGTCCCGCTGGAGGTCTTCGCCAACGCCAACGCCGAGGCGCTGATCTACAACGAATCGGCCGGGATGACCGCGCCGGTCAAGTGGCGCACCGCCAAGGCGGACGTGTACGGCTACATCTCCGAGCTGCTGGCCAAGGCCACCGACCAGGGCGCACTGGACCAGCAGCTCAGCGCCACCGACAAGGAGCGGCTGCTGTCGTTCCTGTCGGACTTCGGCGCGATCGGCCCCAAGAGCAGCGGTTACGCCTACACCGGCACCGGCCGGCGCGGCTACACCGTCGACCCGGGCGCCGGGGACCAGGCGGGCACCGTGCTGGGGCCGCCGCCGTCGCTGTCGCAGGTGCTGGCCAGCGGGGTCGGCCGCTCCTTCTCCTTCGAGCTGGGCTACAGCCAGGCCATGATGATGTTCCAGCCGGTCGGCGGCATGGACGCCATCCCCCGGGCGCTGGCCAAGGCCGTCGGCAACGGCCGGATCAAGACCGGGGCCAAGGTCACCAAGATCACCAACCTCCCCAACGGCGTGGAGGTCCAGTACGTCCTCAACGGCAAGACCAAGGTCGCCAAGGCCGACTACGCGATCGCCACGCTGCCGCCGCACGTCATGGCCAAGATCCCCCACAACCTGGGGGCGAGCGTCCAGGCCGCGCTGGAGTACCCGACCGTCAGCTCCGCCGGCAAGCTCGGCATCGAGTACACCCGCCGCTGGTGGGAGCTGGAGGACAACATCTACGGCGGCATCACCAACACCGACCTGGACATCTCGGTGATGTGGTACCCGTCCTACGGCTACCACGGCAAGCGCGGCGTGCTGCTGGCCTACTACAACTCCGGCCGCAACGCCCAGACCTACGACCCCCTGACCCACGCCCAGCGGCTGGAGCGGGCGCTGAACGCGGGCGCCAAGATCCACGGGGCCAAGTTCAAGAAGGACATCGCCGCCTCCCTGTCGATCGCCTGGCGCCGCCAGCCCTTCATCGAGGGCGCCTGGGTCAACTGGCCCAGTCGCGGCGCCGAGTACAGGCTGCTCAACCAGCCGCAGGGCCGCGTCTACTTCTGCGGCGACTGGCTCAGCTACGAGATCGCCTGGATGCACGGCTCGTTCGAATCGGCCCGCAAGGTCGTCACCGAACTGCACCAGCGGGTGCTGAAGTCCTGA
- a CDS encoding urease subunit gamma, whose protein sequence is MLITPHEQERLLIHVAAQVARERRARGLRLNHPEATAIIAAYVLEGARDGRTVAELIQAGRTVLTRDDVMEGVPEMLESVQVEATFPDGTKLVTVHRPIP, encoded by the coding sequence GTGCTGATCACCCCACACGAACAGGAACGACTGCTGATCCATGTGGCCGCGCAGGTGGCTCGGGAGCGGCGGGCGCGCGGGCTGCGGCTCAACCATCCCGAGGCGACCGCGATCATCGCGGCCTACGTGCTGGAGGGCGCCCGGGACGGACGCACGGTGGCCGAGCTGATACAGGCCGGGCGCACCGTGCTCACCCGCGACGACGTGATGGAAGGGGTGCCGGAGATGCTGGAGTCGGTCCAGGTCGAGGCGACCTTCCCCGACGGGACCAAGCTCGTGACCGTGCACAGGCCGATCCCATGA
- a CDS encoding urease subunit beta, translating to MIPGEIVPGERPVQLNPGRERVTVTVVNTGDRPIQVGSHYHFAAANPALEFDRKAAWGRRLDVPAGTAVRFEPGITREVSLVPLAGNRVVPGLRSESAGALDD from the coding sequence ATGATCCCGGGCGAGATCGTGCCGGGCGAGCGGCCCGTACAGCTCAACCCCGGACGCGAGCGGGTGACGGTGACGGTGGTCAACACCGGGGACCGGCCGATCCAGGTCGGCTCGCACTACCACTTCGCCGCGGCCAACCCCGCGCTGGAGTTCGACCGCAAGGCCGCCTGGGGACGCCGGCTGGACGTCCCGGCGGGCACCGCGGTGCGGTTCGAGCCCGGCATCACCCGCGAGGTGTCCCTGGTCCCCCTGGCCGGCAACCGCGTGGTCCCCGGCCTGCGAAGCGAGAGCGCCGGAGCACTCGATGACTGA
- a CDS encoding urease subunit alpha, translating into MTELSRARYAALFGPTTGDRIRLADTNLFIEVTEDRSMGAAGAGDEAVFGGGKVIRESMGQARTTRAEGAVDLVITGAVVLDYWGIVKADVGVRDGRIVALGKAGNPDTMDGVHPDLVIGPSTEVLAGNGKILTAGAIDSHVHLICPQLVEEALGAGVTTLLGGGTGPAEGTKATTVTGAWYLHRMLEALDVWPVNVALLGKGNTVSSEALWEQLRAGACGFKLHEDWGSTPAAIDACLKVADASGVQVALHSDTLNEAGYVESTLEAIAGRSIHAYHTEGAGGGHAPDIITVAAHPNVLPSSTNPTRPHTVNTLDEHLDMLMVCHHLNPAVPEDLAFAESRIRPTTMAAEDILHDLGAISMIGSDSQAMGRIGETVIRTWQTAHVMKERRGSLPGDGAEPADNLRARRYVAKYTINPAIAHGLDDLVGSVEPGKLADLVLWEPAFFGVRPSVVLKGGVIAWAAMGDANASIPTPQPVLPRPMFGAAPAAAAATSVHFVAPAAIEDGLAGKIAVNRPLVPVKNTRRLGKADLPLNDALPAIEVDPDTFTVTIDGEEVEPAPAAELPMAQRYFLF; encoded by the coding sequence ATGACTGAACTGTCGCGCGCCCGCTATGCGGCGCTGTTCGGCCCGACCACGGGCGACCGCATCCGCCTGGCCGACACCAACCTGTTCATCGAGGTCACCGAGGACCGTTCCATGGGAGCGGCCGGGGCCGGCGATGAGGCGGTGTTCGGCGGCGGCAAGGTGATCCGCGAATCGATGGGCCAGGCCCGCACCACCCGCGCCGAGGGCGCCGTGGACCTGGTGATCACCGGCGCGGTGGTGCTGGACTACTGGGGGATCGTCAAGGCGGACGTGGGCGTCCGCGACGGACGGATCGTGGCGCTGGGCAAGGCCGGCAACCCCGACACCATGGACGGGGTGCACCCGGACCTGGTGATCGGGCCGTCCACCGAGGTGCTGGCCGGCAACGGCAAGATCCTGACCGCCGGGGCGATCGACTCCCACGTGCACCTGATCTGCCCGCAGCTGGTGGAAGAGGCGCTGGGCGCCGGGGTGACCACGCTGCTGGGCGGCGGCACCGGCCCGGCCGAGGGCACCAAGGCCACCACGGTGACCGGCGCCTGGTACCTGCACCGGATGCTGGAGGCGCTGGATGTCTGGCCGGTCAACGTGGCGCTGCTGGGCAAGGGCAACACCGTCTCCTCCGAGGCGCTGTGGGAGCAGCTGCGCGCCGGGGCCTGCGGGTTCAAGCTGCACGAGGACTGGGGGTCCACCCCGGCGGCGATCGACGCCTGCCTGAAGGTCGCCGACGCCTCCGGCGTGCAGGTGGCCCTGCACAGCGACACCCTGAATGAGGCCGGGTACGTGGAGTCCACCCTGGAGGCGATCGCCGGCCGGTCGATCCACGCCTACCACACCGAGGGCGCCGGCGGCGGGCACGCCCCCGACATCATCACCGTCGCCGCGCACCCCAACGTGCTGCCGTCCTCGACCAACCCGACCCGCCCGCACACCGTCAACACCCTGGACGAGCACCTGGACATGCTGATGGTGTGCCACCACCTCAACCCGGCGGTGCCCGAGGACCTGGCGTTCGCCGAGTCCCGGATCCGCCCCACCACCATGGCGGCCGAGGACATCCTGCACGACCTGGGCGCCATCTCGATGATCGGCTCGGACTCCCAGGCGATGGGCCGGATCGGGGAGACCGTCATCCGCACCTGGCAGACCGCGCACGTGATGAAGGAGCGCCGCGGCTCCCTGCCGGGCGACGGCGCCGAGCCCGCCGACAACCTGCGGGCCCGCCGCTATGTGGCCAAGTACACCATCAACCCGGCCATCGCCCACGGCCTGGACGACCTGGTCGGGTCGGTGGAGCCGGGCAAGCTGGCCGACCTGGTGCTGTGGGAGCCGGCGTTCTTCGGGGTGCGCCCGTCGGTGGTGCTCAAGGGCGGGGTGATCGCCTGGGCGGCGATGGGCGACGCCAACGCCTCCATCCCCACCCCGCAGCCGGTGCTGCCCCGTCCGATGTTCGGCGCCGCGCCCGCGGCGGCCGCCGCCACCTCGGTGCACTTCGTCGCCCCGGCGGCGATCGAGGACGGCCTGGCCGGCAAGATCGCGGTGAACCGCCCGCTGGTGCCGGTCAAGAACACCCGCCGCCTGGGCAAGGCCGACCTGCCGCTCAACGACGCGCTGCCGGCCATCGAGGTGGACCCGGACACCTTCACCGTCACCATCGACGGCGAGGAGGTCGAGCCCGCCCCGGCCGCCGAGCTGCCGATGGCCCAGCGCTACTTCCTGTTCTGA
- a CDS encoding urease accessory protein UreF: MDAALLLLADSRLPAGGHAHSGGLEPAAAAGAVTDPAALAGFLRGRLATAGLVAAALAAAACAGGRDDWARLDAEADARTPSPAQRRASRAQGRSLLRAVRATWPVAELDALGELHEAGPHHPVVLGAATAVAGGGPRQAAAIAAYGAVSGPASAAVRLLGLDPLAVHRTLAELAGDIDAVAARAAGCAAADPAELPAVSAPLLDLYAELHLQADLRLFES; the protein is encoded by the coding sequence ATGGACGCCGCGCTGCTGCTGCTGGCCGACTCGCGGCTGCCGGCGGGCGGGCACGCCCACTCCGGGGGGCTGGAGCCGGCGGCCGCCGCCGGGGCGGTCACCGACCCGGCCGCCCTGGCGGGCTTTCTGCGCGGGAGGCTGGCCACCGCCGGGCTGGTCGCCGCCGCGCTGGCGGCCGCCGCCTGCGCCGGTGGCCGCGACGACTGGGCGCGGCTGGACGCGGAGGCCGATGCGCGCACCCCCTCCCCCGCCCAGCGGCGGGCCTCCCGCGCCCAGGGCCGTTCACTGCTGCGGGCGGTGCGCGCCACCTGGCCGGTGGCGGAGCTGGACGCGCTGGGCGAGCTGCACGAGGCGGGCCCGCACCATCCGGTGGTGCTGGGCGCGGCGACCGCCGTGGCCGGGGGCGGCCCGCGGCAGGCCGCGGCGATCGCCGCCTACGGGGCGGTGAGCGGGCCGGCGTCGGCGGCGGTGCGGCTGCTGGGGCTGGACCCGCTGGCCGTGCACCGGACGCTGGCGGAGCTGGCCGGCGACATCGATGCCGTCGCCGCGCGGGCCGCAGGCTGCGCCGCGGCCGATCCGGCCGAGCTGCCGGCCGTCTCCGCCCCGCTGCTGGACCTGTACGCCGAGCTTCATCTGCAGGCCGACCTGCGTCTTTTCGAATCCTGA
- the ureG gene encoding urease accessory protein UreG, which translates to MGAFHGDDPHHAPDTAGRALRLGIGGPVGSGKTALTAALCRALREELSLAVVTNDIYTTEDADFLRRAAVLPDDRISAVRTGCCPHTAIRDDISANLEAIEDLERRHGPLDLVIVESGGDNLTATFSRGLVDRQIFVLDVSGGDKVPRKGGPGVTASDLLVINKTDLAPLVGADLAVMAADAAAVRAGRPVLFTSLRQEPDAPEVAGWVRGLIGHRHPVG; encoded by the coding sequence TTGGGTGCCTTTCACGGCGACGACCCCCACCACGCCCCCGACACCGCGGGCCGGGCGCTGCGGCTGGGCATCGGCGGCCCGGTCGGCAGCGGCAAGACCGCGCTGACCGCCGCGCTGTGCCGGGCGCTTCGGGAGGAACTGTCGCTGGCGGTGGTGACCAACGACATCTACACCACCGAGGACGCCGACTTCCTGCGCCGGGCCGCGGTGCTGCCGGACGACCGGATCAGCGCGGTGCGCACCGGCTGCTGCCCGCACACCGCCATCCGCGACGACATCTCCGCCAACCTGGAGGCGATCGAGGACCTGGAGCGCCGCCACGGCCCGCTGGACCTGGTCATCGTGGAAAGCGGCGGCGACAACCTGACCGCCACCTTCAGCCGGGGCCTGGTGGACCGGCAGATCTTCGTGCTGGACGTCTCCGGCGGCGACAAGGTGCCGCGCAAGGGCGGCCCCGGCGTCACCGCCTCGGACCTGCTGGTGATCAACAAGACGGATCTGGCCCCGCTGGTCGGCGCGGACCTGGCGGTGATGGCCGCCGACGCGGCCGCGGTGCGCGCCGGCCGCCCGGTGCTGTTCACCTCGCTGCGGCAGGAGCCGGACGCGCCGGAGGTGGCCGGCTGGGTGCGCGGGCTGATCGGCCACCGCCACCCGGTGGGATGA
- a CDS encoding urease accessory protein UreD has translation MSRRYAARAAVVAEAGPHGRTRLSELRSDGPLALRQTPDAVYLVGAAAGPLGGDELTLEVVVGPGARLAIRSVASTLVLPGEGESRFTVRARVGAGGHLDFAPEPTVAAAGSRHRATASIDLAEGGALRWREELILGRHGERPGRHAGRLDVTYGGRPLLRHELDLTDPAVRTSGAVLGGAGAVGSVLLAGPGLTASGRDSAAHAAEGLAVLPLAGPGVLVTALGAGSAQLRRRLEEGEALALGRARPGTGAARIA, from the coding sequence ATGAGCCGCCGCTATGCGGCCCGGGCCGCGGTGGTGGCCGAGGCGGGCCCCCATGGGCGGACGCGCCTGAGCGAGCTGCGCTCAGACGGCCCGCTGGCGCTGCGCCAGACTCCTGATGCGGTCTACCTGGTGGGCGCGGCGGCCGGCCCGCTGGGCGGGGACGAACTGACGCTGGAAGTGGTGGTGGGTCCCGGCGCGCGCCTGGCGATCCGGTCGGTGGCGAGCACGCTGGTGCTGCCGGGCGAGGGCGAGTCGCGCTTCACCGTGCGGGCCCGGGTCGGCGCCGGCGGCCACCTGGACTTCGCGCCCGAGCCGACCGTGGCGGCGGCCGGGTCCCGGCACCGCGCGACGGCCTCGATCGACCTGGCCGAGGGCGGTGCGCTGCGGTGGCGGGAAGAGCTGATCTTGGGACGGCACGGGGAGCGGCCCGGACGGCACGCCGGCCGGCTGGATGTGACCTACGGCGGCAGGCCGCTGCTGCGCCACGAACTGGATCTGACCGATCCGGCCGTCCGCACCAGCGGCGCCGTGCTGGGGGGTGCCGGGGCGGTCGGTTCGGTGCTGCTGGCCGGTCCCGGCCTGACCGCCTCCGGCCGGGATTCTGCGGCGCATGCCGCCGAGGGCCTGGCGGTGCTGCCGCTGGCCGGTCCCGGAGTCCTGGTCACCGCGCTCGGCGCCGGATCGGCGCAGCTGCGCCGCCGCCTGGAGGAGGGCGAGGCCCTGGCGCTCGGCCGAGCGCGGCCGGGCACCGGTGCAGCCCGCATCGCCTGA
- a CDS encoding carboxymuconolactone decarboxylase family protein: protein MEARMDLAKTAPKPYQAVLAAYRTLAEGPLDPVVQELVKIRASQLNGCAFCLDLHVHEARRRGESEQRLALVAAWREAPVFSEAERAALAYTEEATRLSERGVSEEVWQAVTACFDQEEAGALVVLVALINALNRLGAPLRRRPAVR from the coding sequence ATGGAAGCACGCATGGACCTCGCCAAGACCGCGCCGAAGCCGTATCAGGCGGTCCTGGCGGCCTATCGGACGCTGGCGGAAGGGCCGCTGGATCCGGTCGTCCAGGAACTGGTGAAGATCCGCGCCTCGCAGCTCAACGGCTGCGCGTTCTGCCTGGACCTGCACGTCCACGAGGCGCGCCGGCGCGGTGAGAGCGAGCAGCGCCTGGCGCTGGTGGCGGCCTGGCGCGAGGCCCCGGTGTTCAGCGAGGCCGAACGGGCGGCCCTGGCCTACACCGAAGAGGCCACCCGGCTGTCCGAACGCGGGGTGAGCGAGGAGGTCTGGCAGGCGGTGACCGCCTGCTTCGACCAGGAGGAGGCGGGCGCGCTGGTCGTCCTGGTGGCCTTGATCAACGCGCTCAACCGGCTGGGGGCGCCGCTGCGCAGGCGGCCTGCGGTGCGCTGA
- the sigJ gene encoding RNA polymerase sigma factor SigJ: MSDRLAEEWRRHRPAVFGVAYRILGSVADAEDVTQDVWLRAAGARLEEVRDLRAWLVTVAARRSYDLLTSARARHEDYIGPWLPEPLLTGPDAAEPVLVDDLVGTAMLLVLRELSPPERIAFVLRQAFDVPYDRIGRVLDRSPAACRQLVSRARRRIAARMRGNGPRASRAERERVMAAFRAAHEKGDTAALASLLDPEAVYITDGGGEVFAARKPIVGNVRIAETLLRVARRPVPAAFVPAEVNGEPGLLVYRDGRLVAVDTAEIAAGRIVAYRRVLNPRKLRGIRPRGA, encoded by the coding sequence GTGTCTGACCGCCTGGCCGAGGAGTGGCGGCGGCATCGCCCGGCCGTCTTCGGCGTCGCCTACCGGATCCTCGGCAGCGTCGCCGACGCCGAGGACGTGACCCAGGACGTGTGGCTGCGCGCCGCGGGCGCCCGCCTGGAAGAGGTCCGGGACCTGCGCGCCTGGCTGGTCACGGTGGCCGCGCGCCGCTCCTATGACCTGCTGACCTCGGCCCGGGCCCGGCATGAGGACTACATCGGCCCCTGGCTGCCCGAACCGCTGCTGACCGGTCCGGACGCCGCCGAGCCGGTGCTGGTGGACGACCTGGTCGGCACCGCGATGCTGCTGGTGCTGCGGGAGCTGTCGCCGCCCGAGCGGATCGCGTTCGTGCTGCGCCAGGCGTTCGATGTGCCCTATGACCGGATCGGCCGGGTGCTCGACAGGTCGCCGGCCGCCTGCCGGCAGCTGGTCTCACGGGCGCGCCGCCGCATCGCCGCCCGCATGCGAGGGAACGGGCCGCGCGCCTCCCGCGCCGAGCGGGAACGCGTGATGGCGGCCTTCCGGGCGGCCCATGAAAAGGGCGACACGGCCGCGCTGGCGTCGCTGCTCGACCCGGAGGCGGTGTACATCACCGACGGCGGCGGCGAGGTCTTCGCCGCGCGCAAACCCATCGTCGGGAATGTGCGGATCGCCGAGACGCTGCTGCGGGTGGCCCGCCGCCCGGTGCCCGCCGCGTTCGTCCCCGCCGAGGTCAACGGCGAGCCCGGCCTGCTGGTCTACCGGGACGGACGGCTGGTCGCCGTGGACACCGCCGAGATCGCCGCGGGACGGATCGTGGCGTACCGCAGGGTGCTCAATCCCCGCAAACTGCGCGGGATCCGCCCCCGCGGGGCCTGA
- a CDS encoding GtrA family protein — MSTMQRSRGASDAPSRLHFLCELLRFGTVGTIGTVITIGGANLLRERLWESPVTTVLIPTMISTLFSYLANRHWTFRHRDSDGSGREMALFFGLNGVGMAIQASCTAFTFYTLHLHDALSYNVALVVGLALASAWRYWSYRRWIFTPAVRV; from the coding sequence ATGAGCACCATGCAGCGGTCCCGGGGGGCTTCGGACGCGCCCTCGCGCCTGCATTTCCTGTGCGAGCTGCTGCGTTTCGGCACCGTCGGGACCATCGGCACCGTGATCACGATCGGCGGCGCCAACCTGCTGCGCGAACGGCTGTGGGAGAGCCCGGTCACCACCGTGCTCATCCCCACGATGATCTCCACGCTGTTCTCCTACCTGGCCAACCGGCACTGGACCTTCCGGCACCGCGACAGCGACGGCTCCGGCCGCGAGATGGCGCTGTTCTTCGGCCTCAACGGCGTGGGCATGGCGATCCAGGCCAGCTGCACCGCCTTCACCTTCTACACCCTGCATCTGCACGACGCGCTGTCGTACAACGTGGCGCTCGTGGTGGGGCTGGCTTTGGCCTCCGCATGGCGCTACTGGTCCTACCGCAGGTGGATCTTCACCCCCGCCGTCCGTGTCTGA
- a CDS encoding MFS transporter — MASKTVARRWNARAAVTAAFLVHGLISAVWLARIPQIKQALGLDEASLGVALLGTPVGVVLGVRCTGRIVARWGSRPVVRVAGVAAALALAPVGLAAGPGTLMAALAVLGAALGVLDVAMNAQGVAVERRWRRPLMSGLHGAWSIGSLAGALLGAGAAHLQVPVRLHLAVAAALLTAVAAVGTRGLLGASAEAPPGARKSGEGASPRPVRGVLLMLGVVGLCSFLGEGAMADWSAVYLNETLGAGAGVAGLGYAGCAVAMAAARLAGDRVVAAFGPVRVLRAGGLLAAGALGGGLLAGTPPAALAAFTLYGLGVAVVAPVTFSAAGNLPGVPAATGISWVTSIGYTGFVAGPPLIGLVAQGVGLAWALAVPVGLALVIALLAGVTATAQS; from the coding sequence GTGGCGAGCAAGACGGTCGCGCGGCGCTGGAACGCCCGCGCCGCGGTCACCGCGGCCTTCTTGGTGCACGGCCTGATCAGCGCGGTCTGGCTGGCCCGGATACCGCAGATCAAGCAGGCGCTCGGGCTGGATGAGGCGTCCTTGGGCGTGGCGCTGCTGGGCACCCCGGTCGGGGTGGTGCTCGGGGTCCGCTGCACCGGGCGGATCGTCGCCCGGTGGGGGAGCCGGCCGGTGGTCCGGGTGGCCGGGGTGGCGGCGGCGCTGGCGCTGGCGCCGGTGGGACTGGCCGCAGGCCCGGGGACGCTGATGGCCGCGCTGGCGGTGCTGGGCGCGGCGCTGGGCGTGCTGGACGTGGCGATGAACGCCCAGGGCGTGGCGGTGGAACGGCGGTGGCGGCGTCCGCTGATGTCGGGGCTGCACGGAGCCTGGAGCATCGGCTCGCTCGCCGGTGCGCTCCTGGGGGCCGGTGCCGCCCATCTGCAGGTTCCGGTGCGGCTCCACCTGGCCGTGGCCGCCGCCCTGCTGACGGCGGTGGCGGCGGTGGGAACCCGCGGGCTGCTGGGGGCGTCCGCCGAAGCGCCGCCCGGTGCGCGAAAGAGCGGGGAGGGCGCATCGCCTCGTCCGGTCCGGGGCGTCCTGCTGATGCTCGGTGTGGTCGGCCTGTGCTCGTTCTTGGGCGAGGGGGCCATGGCCGACTGGAGCGCCGTCTACCTCAATGAGACGCTCGGCGCCGGTGCGGGCGTCGCCGGGCTGGGCTATGCGGGCTGCGCGGTGGCGATGGCGGCGGCGCGGCTGGCCGGCGACCGGGTCGTCGCGGCCTTCGGCCCGGTCCGGGTGCTGCGCGCCGGCGGGCTGCTGGCCGCCGGCGCGCTGGGCGGCGGGCTGCTGGCGGGCACGCCGCCGGCCGCGCTGGCCGCGTTCACGCTGTACGGGCTGGGCGTCGCGGTGGTGGCGCCGGTCACCTTCAGCGCGGCGGGCAACCTGCCGGGCGTGCCGGCGGCGACCGGGATCTCCTGGGTGACCTCCATCGGCTACACCGGTTTCGTGGCCGGGCCTCCCCTCATCGGCCTGGTGGCCCAAGGGGTCGGCCTGGCCTGGGCGCTGGCCGTCCCGGTGGGGCTGGCCTTGGTGATCGCGTTGCTGGCCGGGGTGACCGCAACCGCCCAAAGCTGA
- a CDS encoding PQQ-binding-like beta-propeller repeat protein codes for MADPVAWRAEVDGTVIRLTVADDVVYAGCGPQIYAFDAATGEEMWRIDTGTPGPFRVADGTVYATGGGHVRAVDAYTGVERWRFRGAIPVRPAVAGGRVLVIGDAPRWGRTLHVLSARNGAEKWRMEADPKLSAPLTDGDLVFVGCADGALLALRARNGRERWRIDPYQWHPEWPEHGGPIELLGLSDGVLYVAGLPFDPPPLGFVAGVDVRTGRELWQTVAGYDPGGGRPDEGDPPAAVVPGGVCVGEPGTLTYLSAAEGRARQYRFTEPTRCSPPAMIGGLVCAGTAGQLIDAFDAATGRRVWVVKDVLRPEGSGPPPVAVCRGRLLVGGHRRIYHIDPRTGATIPA; via the coding sequence GTGGCGGATCCGGTGGCGTGGCGGGCTGAGGTCGACGGCACCGTCATCCGGCTGACGGTGGCCGACGATGTGGTGTACGCCGGATGCGGGCCGCAGATCTATGCGTTCGACGCGGCGACCGGCGAGGAGATGTGGCGCATCGACACCGGCACGCCGGGGCCGTTCCGGGTGGCCGACGGCACCGTCTACGCCACCGGCGGCGGCCATGTGCGGGCCGTGGACGCCTACACGGGGGTCGAGCGCTGGCGGTTCCGCGGGGCCATCCCGGTGCGCCCGGCGGTGGCGGGCGGCCGGGTGCTGGTCATCGGCGACGCCCCCCGCTGGGGCCGCACCCTGCATGTGCTCAGCGCCCGCAACGGCGCCGAGAAGTGGCGGATGGAGGCCGACCCGAAGCTGTCGGCCCCGCTGACCGACGGCGACCTGGTCTTCGTGGGCTGCGCCGACGGGGCGCTGCTGGCGCTGCGCGCCCGCAACGGCCGGGAGCGCTGGCGGATCGACCCCTACCAGTGGCATCCCGAGTGGCCCGAGCACGGCGGCCCGATCGAGCTGCTGGGACTGTCCGACGGGGTGCTGTATGTGGCCGGGCTGCCCTTCGACCCGCCGCCGCTGGGCTTCGTGGCCGGCGTGGACGTGCGCACCGGCCGGGAGCTGTGGCAGACCGTGGCCGGCTACGACCCCGGCGGCGGACGCCCCGACGAGGGCGACCCCCCGGCCGCCGTGGTGCCCGGCGGGGTGTGCGTGGGCGAGCCGGGGACGCTGACCTACCTGTCGGCCGCTGAGGGCCGGGCCCGCCAGTACCGCTTCACCGAGCCCACCCGCTGCTCACCGCCGGCGATGATCGGCGGGCTGGTCTGCGCCGGCACCGCCGGGCAGCTCATCGACGCCTTCGACGCCGCCACCGGGCGCCGGGTGTGGGTGGTCAAGGACGTGCTGCGGCCGGAGGGGTCCGGGCCGCCGCCGGTGGCGGTGTGCCGGGGCAGGCTGCTGGTCGGCGGGCACCGCCGCATCTACCACATCGACCCCCGCACCGGCGCCACGATTCCCGCCTGA